A region from the Ciconia boyciana chromosome 1, ASM3463844v1, whole genome shotgun sequence genome encodes:
- the FAM131B gene encoding protein FAM131B, with protein MGCIGSRTVGNEVIAVDWKGLKDVDQINMDSTSSLHGSSFHRPSTEQTRTDFSWDGINLSMEDTTSILPKLKRNSNAYGIGALAKSSFSGISRSMKDHVTKPTAMGQGRVAHMIEWQGWGKGNSQQQQHTHETARKDADAYSDLSDGEKEARFLAGVMEQFAISEATLMAWSSMDGEDVSVNSNQENPAGNYSENYQELMESQEHMAQTQYDSWPHSYVSQGMYCLGSSDAWETSDQSLIASPATGSYLGQNFDESQTNLQESILIQSSLLQQQQLQQQWQEQNFIQSTGLVHVWPLQTAQGGGGAESSTYVEDHIEDEGNPRLEKAPLLNKKPSPEDDDAVCRDLESLSPREEMEHAALSRKVSDVTSSGVQSFDEEEGETNN; from the exons GAAATGAGGTGATTGCAGTAGACTGGAAGGGACTGAAAGATGTGGACCAAATCAATATGGACAGCACCAGTTCACTGCATGGCAGCAGCTTCCATCGACCTTCCACTGAG caAACACGGACAGATTTCTCCTGGGATGGTATCAAT ctCTCCATGGAAGATACGACCTCCATCCTCCCCAAGCTGAAACGCAACTCCAATGCTTATGGGATTGGGGCTTTGGCTAAGTCATCTTTCTCTG GGATATCTCGCAGCATGAAGGACCATGTCACAAAGCCAACGGCTATGGGCCAAGGTCGTGTGGCTCACATGATTGAATGGCAAGGCTGGGGCAAAGGtaacagccagcagcagcagcacacgcATGAGACAGCACGCAAAGACGCTGATGCCTACTCAGACCTGAGTGATGGTGAAAAGGAGGCCCGGTTCCTTGCAG GAGTGATGGAGCAATTTGCTATTTCTGAGGCAACTCTCATGGCCTGGTCCTCCATGGATGGTGAGGATGTGAGTGTAAACTCAAATCAAGAGAACCCAGCAGGCAATTACTCTGAGAACTATCAGGAGCTAATGGAGAGCCAAG AGCATATGGCCCAGACGCAGTATGACAGCTGGCCTCATTCCTACGTCTCGCAGGGCATGTATTGCTTAGGTTCATCCGATGCCTGGGAGACCAGTGACCAGTCCCTCATCGCTTCCCCAGCAACTGGCTCCTACTTAGGCCAGAATTTTGATGAGTCCCAGACAAACcttcaggaaagcattttgaTTCAGAGCAGCCTTCTCCAGCAGCAACAGCTGCAGCAACAGTGGCAGGAGCAGAACTTCATCCAGAGCACAGGGCTGGTCCATGTGTGGCCCCTGCAGACTGCtcagggtgggggtggggctgAGTCCAGCACATACGTGGAGGACCACATTGAGGATGAAGGGAACCCACGGCTGGAGAAGGCTCCTCTCTTAAACAAGAAGCCCTCTCCAGAGGATGATGATGCAGTGTGCCGGGACCTGGAATCACTGTCTCCTCGAGAGGAGATGGAACATGCTGCACTGAGCCGCAAAGTCTCAGATGTCACCTCCTCTGGGGTGCAGTCCTTTgatgaggaagagggagaaacaaACAACTGA